A genomic window from Flavobacterium azooxidireducens includes:
- a CDS encoding response regulator: protein MSEKIRIHLADDHQVLIDGMLAVLKTNSKFEVVGHSLNGVDLVNNILSNGAEILIMDINMPHKDGIEVLKELSLTKHSCRVIILSSYDDIKLIKEVLKLGANGYLSKQCAGESIIEAIESVASGKDYFSQNIQEKIFSSFSGNGAEPSTNEISINATLTDRELEILKLISLEYSGKEIGEELSISLNTVETHRKNLIKKLNVKNTIGIVKFAIKNNLIKQ, encoded by the coding sequence ATGTCTGAAAAAATACGAATTCATTTAGCCGATGATCATCAGGTTCTAATTGACGGAATGCTTGCGGTACTTAAAACAAATTCAAAGTTTGAAGTAGTGGGTCATTCACTAAACGGAGTGGATTTAGTGAATAATATACTGTCAAACGGTGCAGAAATACTAATCATGGATATCAACATGCCACACAAAGACGGTATTGAAGTACTTAAAGAACTTTCACTAACCAAACATTCCTGCAGAGTTATAATTCTATCCAGTTATGATGATATCAAATTAATCAAAGAAGTTTTAAAACTTGGTGCCAACGGTTATTTATCTAAACAATGTGCCGGTGAAAGTATTATTGAGGCTATTGAAAGTGTTGCATCCGGTAAAGATTATTTTTCTCAAAATATTCAAGAAAAAATTTTCAGTTCTTTTTCTGGAAATGGTGCAGAACCTTCTACTAATGAAATTTCCATCAACGCTACTTTAACTGATAGAGAATTAGAAATTTTAAAACTTATTTCTTTAGAATACAGTGGAAAAGAAATTGGCGAAGAACTTTCCATCAGTTTAAATACAGTTGAAACTCATCGCAAAAATTTAATCAAAAAACTAAACGTTAAAAACACGATTGGTATTGTTAAATTTGCTATCAAAAACAACTTAATAAAGCAATAA